One window of Cervus elaphus chromosome 2, mCerEla1.1, whole genome shotgun sequence genomic DNA carries:
- the PELI3 gene encoding E3 ubiquitin-protein ligase pellino homolog 3 isoform X1, giving the protein MVLEGNPEVGSPRTSDLQHPGNQGSCVLSSPGEDAQPGEEPIKYGELIVLGYNGCLANGDKGRRRSRLALSRRPHANGVKPDVIHHISTPLVSKALSNRGQHSISYTLSRSHSVIVEYTHDSDTDMFQIGRSTENMIDFVVTDTSPGGGAAEGPSAQSTISRYACRILCDRRPPYTARIYAAGFDASSNIFLGERAAKWRTPDGLMDGLTTNGVLVMHPAGGFSEDSAPGVWREISVCGNVYTLRDSRSAQQRGKLVENESNVLQDGSLIDLCGATLLWRTPAGLLRAPTLKQLEAQRQEANAARPQCPVGLSTLAFPSPARGRTAPDKQQPWVYVRCGHVHGYHGWGCRRERGPQERECPLCRLVGPYVPLWLGQEAGLCLDPGPPSHAFAPCGHVCSEKTARYWAQTPLPHGTHAFHAACPFCGAWLTGEHGCVRLIFQGPLD; this is encoded by the exons ATGGTGCTGGAAGGAAACCCTGAAGTGGGGTCTCCCCGAACCTCAGATCTCCAGCACCCGGGGAACCAGGGCTCTTGTGTGCTGTCTTCTCCTGGTGAAGATGCACAGCCAGGGGAGGAGCCCATCAAGTATGGCGAACTCATCGTTCTGGG CTACAATGGGTGTCTGGCAAATGGGGACAAGGGCCGCCGCCGAAGCCGCCTGGCCCTGAGTCGCCGGCCACATGCCAACGGAGTGAAGCCAGATGTCATTCACCACATCTCAACGCCACTCGTCTCCAAG GCACTGAGCAACCGGGGCCAGCACAGCATCTCCTACACACTGTCCCGGAGCCACTCGGTCATAGTCGAGTACACCCATGACAGCGACACAGATATGTTCCAG ATTGGCCGCTCCACGGAGAACATGATTGACTTCGTGGTGACAGACACgtcccctgggggaggggctgctgaGGGCCCCTCTGCCCAGAGCACCATCTCCCGCTACGCCTGCCGCATCCTCTGTGACCGCCGGCCACCCTATACTGCCCGCATCTATGCCGCTGGCTTCGATGCCTCCAGCAACATCTTCCTTGGA GAGCGGGCAGCCAAATGGCGGACCCCCGACGGGCTGATGGACGGCTTAACCACCAACGGGGTCCTGGTGATGCACCCAGCAGGCGGCTTCTCTGAGGACTCGGCCCCGGGTGTCTGGCGGGAGATCTCGGTCTGTGGGAATGTGTATACTCTGAGGGACAGCCGCTCGGCACAGCAGCGGGGGAAGCTG GTGGAAAACGAGTCCAACGTGTTGCAGGACGGCTCCCTCATCGACCTGTGCGGGGCCACGCTGCTGTGGCGCACGCCGGCGGGGCTGCTGCGGGCGCCCACGCTGAAGCAGCTGGAGGCCCAGCGGCAGGAGGCGAACGCAGCCCGGCCCCAGTGTCCCGTGGGCCTCAGCACCCTGGCCTTCCCCAGCCCGGCCCGCGGCCGCACGGCACCCGACAAGCAGCAGCCCTGGGTGTACGTCCGCTGCGGCCACGTCCACGGCTACCACGGCTGGGGCTGCCGGCGAGAGCGGGGCCCCCAGGAGCGCGAGTGTCCCCTCTGCCGCCTCGTGGGGCCCTACGTGCCCCTGTGGCTCGGCCAGGAGGCCGGCCTCTGCCTGGACCCCGGGCCGCCCAGCCACGCCTTTGCACCCTGCGGCCACGTCTGCTCTGAGAAGACTGCCCGCTACTGGGCTCAGACGCCACTGCCCCATGGCACCCACGCGTTCCACGCCGCCTGCCCCTTTTGTGGGGCCTGGCTCACCGGCGAGCATGGCTGTGTCCGCCTCATTTTCCAGGGGCCACTGGACTAG
- the PELI3 gene encoding E3 ubiquitin-protein ligase pellino homolog 3 isoform X2, protein MVLEGNPEVGSPRTSDLQHPGNQGSCVLSSPGEDAQPGEEPIKYGELIVLGYNGCLANGDKGRRRSRLALSRRPHANGVKPDVIHHISTPLVSKALSNRGQHSISYTLSRSHSVIVEYTHDSDTDMFQIGRSTENMIDFVVTDTSPGGGAAEGPSAQSTISRYACRILCDRRPPYTARIYAAGFDASSNIFLGERAAKWRTPDGLMDGLTTNGVLVMHPAGGFSEDSAPGVWREISVCGNVYTLRDSRSAQQRGKLDGSLIDLCGATLLWRTPAGLLRAPTLKQLEAQRQEANAARPQCPVGLSTLAFPSPARGRTAPDKQQPWVYVRCGHVHGYHGWGCRRERGPQERECPLCRLVGPYVPLWLGQEAGLCLDPGPPSHAFAPCGHVCSEKTARYWAQTPLPHGTHAFHAACPFCGAWLTGEHGCVRLIFQGPLD, encoded by the exons ATGGTGCTGGAAGGAAACCCTGAAGTGGGGTCTCCCCGAACCTCAGATCTCCAGCACCCGGGGAACCAGGGCTCTTGTGTGCTGTCTTCTCCTGGTGAAGATGCACAGCCAGGGGAGGAGCCCATCAAGTATGGCGAACTCATCGTTCTGGG CTACAATGGGTGTCTGGCAAATGGGGACAAGGGCCGCCGCCGAAGCCGCCTGGCCCTGAGTCGCCGGCCACATGCCAACGGAGTGAAGCCAGATGTCATTCACCACATCTCAACGCCACTCGTCTCCAAG GCACTGAGCAACCGGGGCCAGCACAGCATCTCCTACACACTGTCCCGGAGCCACTCGGTCATAGTCGAGTACACCCATGACAGCGACACAGATATGTTCCAG ATTGGCCGCTCCACGGAGAACATGATTGACTTCGTGGTGACAGACACgtcccctgggggaggggctgctgaGGGCCCCTCTGCCCAGAGCACCATCTCCCGCTACGCCTGCCGCATCCTCTGTGACCGCCGGCCACCCTATACTGCCCGCATCTATGCCGCTGGCTTCGATGCCTCCAGCAACATCTTCCTTGGA GAGCGGGCAGCCAAATGGCGGACCCCCGACGGGCTGATGGACGGCTTAACCACCAACGGGGTCCTGGTGATGCACCCAGCAGGCGGCTTCTCTGAGGACTCGGCCCCGGGTGTCTGGCGGGAGATCTCGGTCTGTGGGAATGTGTATACTCTGAGGGACAGCCGCTCGGCACAGCAGCGGGGGAAGCTG GACGGCTCCCTCATCGACCTGTGCGGGGCCACGCTGCTGTGGCGCACGCCGGCGGGGCTGCTGCGGGCGCCCACGCTGAAGCAGCTGGAGGCCCAGCGGCAGGAGGCGAACGCAGCCCGGCCCCAGTGTCCCGTGGGCCTCAGCACCCTGGCCTTCCCCAGCCCGGCCCGCGGCCGCACGGCACCCGACAAGCAGCAGCCCTGGGTGTACGTCCGCTGCGGCCACGTCCACGGCTACCACGGCTGGGGCTGCCGGCGAGAGCGGGGCCCCCAGGAGCGCGAGTGTCCCCTCTGCCGCCTCGTGGGGCCCTACGTGCCCCTGTGGCTCGGCCAGGAGGCCGGCCTCTGCCTGGACCCCGGGCCGCCCAGCCACGCCTTTGCACCCTGCGGCCACGTCTGCTCTGAGAAGACTGCCCGCTACTGGGCTCAGACGCCACTGCCCCATGGCACCCACGCGTTCCACGCCGCCTGCCCCTTTTGTGGGGCCTGGCTCACCGGCGAGCATGGCTGTGTCCGCCTCATTTTCCAGGGGCCACTGGACTAG